The sequence GGCAAACGCCGTTCACCAGCGTCTGGCCCGGCGGGCAGACCTGCCCGGATTGGGTCGGCTGACAGGCGCCGTTCATGAAGGTAAAGCCCTCGGGGCAGACGACAGGCGGTTGCTGCTGTGCGGGGACGCAAACACCGTTTTGCAACATGAACCCCTCGGGGCATGCGGGCGGTTGCTGTTGCGTCGGCATGCAGACGCCGTTTTGCAGGGCAAATCCCTCGGGGCAGGGATCGACCACGACATTCCCCCCGTTCGGCGGCTGACCGACCGGAGGCTGATATCCGATCGGGTTTCCGCCGAAATTCGAATTCGGGTTCGAACAATCGGCAACATCGGTGCCACGCGCGCAGAGCCCGAGGCCGTTCCATTCATCACAATCGCCATCATTGGTGTAGGGGCAGGGGTTCGCCAACGTTCCGAAGTTGGAATTCGGGTTCGAGCAATCCGCTACATCCGTGCCCCAATCACACAATCCCAACCCGCTGGGTTCGTCGCAATCGCCGTCATTCTGCCACTCGACCGGACAGGGATTGCGAAGCTGGGCTTCCGCCACGCTCGGCGCAAGACCGGCGAACATGGCGACGGCCATGACGAAGGCGAGCGATCTGACCGTCCACAAGACGATACGGGATAGGTTGGGCTGCAAGACCATCAGTTCTTCCTCCATGTGGCCACGACCGGGAAGGATGGCGAAACAAGACCCAACGCCTTGACAGACCCGTTCCGAAAACCCTGTCCGTTGTCCCGATCCGCCGGCGACGCGTCGACGTGACCGCGGACGAGCGCCGGATCATGGATATCGATGTGGGTAATGCCGTCCCCCCGCTAAGCACTGTGCGCAATCTTTGGACGGCAGAAAGGACCGGGCCTTGATATAGATCATTTGCGACGGCCCACGCAGGCGCTGGCGGCGCCTGAGGCAGTGTTGGACATAGCTGACGGGGCGGGCAGGCACACGGGCGAACGACGGCCTGCGTAAATTCTTTCATAGAAACGGGGAAATGGTGAGCCCGACAGGATTCGAACCTGTGACCAATTGATTAAAAGTCAACTGCTCTACCAACTGAGCTACGGGCCCACTCAGGCGGGCTAACTACGCAGGCATGCCCGGTGCGTCAAGCGGAAATCCACTCCTTTCTGCAAGAAGGGATTTTCACACGCCGCGGCGCCCTGTATAGCCGCGCGCATGTCCGGTCGGAGCAAACCCAATGGCCTGCCCTTCATGAAAATGCATGGGCTGGGCAATGACTTCGTGGTGATCGACGCGCGCCAAACCGCCGTCGAGGTCACCGCGTCCTTGGCGCGTGCGGTGGCGGACCGGCATCGTGGCGTGGGGTTCGACCAGCTGGCAGTGATCGACGCAGATCAGGGCGCCGATCTGCGGCTGACGTTTTTCAACGCGGATGGGTCCCTGTCGGCGACCTGCGGGAATGCCACACGCTGCATCGCGCGGCACGAGATGGACAGAACCGGCGCGACGGATCTGACGCTGCGGACCGAGCGCGGGATATTGCGGGCGGTGGATGCGGGCGACCGGCTGACCTCGGTCAACATGGGCGCGCCGGTTCTGGACTGGCGCGAGATCCCGTTGGCCGAGGCGGTGGACCCGGACCATTTGCCCGTCGCGGGCGACCCCGTTGCGACCGGGATGGGCAATCCGCATTGCACCTTTTTCGTCGACGATGCCGAGGCGGTGGACCTTGCCATGCGCGGCCCCGAGATCGAACACCACCCGCTTTTCCCCGAGCGCACGAATGTCCAGTTCGCCGGCGTGATCGGCCCCGACCATCTGCGCATGCGGGTTTGGGAACGGGGCACCGGGATCACGCTGGCCTCTGGCTCGTCCTCCTGCGCGGTCGCCGTGGCCGCCGCCCGGCGCGGACTGACCGGGCGCAGGGTACGACTGACGCTCGACGGGGGCGAGATCGGGATCGACTGGCGCGACGATGGCGTCTGGATGACCGGGCCGACCGCCCATGTGTTCAGCGGCGTGCTGACCGACGATTTCCTGAGGGCGCCGTGATGGACCGCCGCGCCCCTGTCTTCCACACGCTCGGTTGCCGCCTGAACGCCTACGAGACCGAAGCGATGCGCGAGCTGTCGGCTGCGGCCGGTGTCGAGAACGCCGTGGTGGTCAACACCTGCGCCGTCACCGCCGAGGCCGTGCGCAAGGCCCGTCAGGAGATCCGCAAACTGCGCCGCGAGAACCCGGACGCCAAGGTCATCGTCACCGGCTGCGCCGCGCAGACCGAGCCCGAGACCTTCCGCGACATGGCCGAGGTCGATCTGGTCATCGGCAATACCGAAAAGATGCAGCCCGAAACATGGGCGCGCATGGGGCCCGATTTCATCGGCCGGACGGAAAAGGTGCAGGTCGACGACATCATGTCGGTCACCGAAACCGCCGGTCACCTGATCGACGGGTTCGGCACCCGCTCGCGCGCCTATGTGCAGGTGCAAAACGGCTGCGATCACCGTTGCACCTTTTGCATCATTCCCTACGGCCGGGGCAACTCGCGCAGCGTGCCGGCCGGTGTGGTTGTCGACCAGATCAAGCGCCTTGTCGATCGCGGCTATAACGAGGTGGTGCTGACCGGCGTGGACCTGACCAGCTGGGGGGCCGACCTGCCCGGTGCGCCGCGCTTGGGCGATCTGGTCATGCGCATCCTGAAACTCGTGCCCGATCTGCCCCGCCTGCGCATCAGTTCGATCGACTCGATCGAGGCCGACGAAAACCTGATGCTGGCCATCGCGACCGAGCCGCGCCTGATGCCGCATCTGCACCTGAGCCTGCAGCATGGCGACGACCTGATCCTCAAGCGCATGAAGCGCCGCCACCTGCGCGACGACGCCACCGCCTTTTGCGAGGAGGCCCGGCGCCTGCGCCCCGACATGACCTTTGGTGCCGACATCATCGCGGGCTTTCCGACCGAGACCGAGGCGCATTTCGAAAATTCGCTTCGGCTGGTGGATGAGTGCGGGCTGACATGGTTGCATGTCTTTCCCTATTCGGCGCGGCAGGGGACACCGGCCGCGCGGATGCCGCAGCTTGACGGGGGCACGATCAAGACACGGGCGGCCCGGTTGCGCGCGGCGGGGCAGGCGG comes from Roseibacterium elongatum DSM 19469 and encodes:
- the mtaB gene encoding tRNA (N(6)-L-threonylcarbamoyladenosine(37)-C(2))-methylthiotransferase MtaB — its product is MDRRAPVFHTLGCRLNAYETEAMRELSAAAGVENAVVVNTCAVTAEAVRKARQEIRKLRRENPDAKVIVTGCAAQTEPETFRDMAEVDLVIGNTEKMQPETWARMGPDFIGRTEKVQVDDIMSVTETAGHLIDGFGTRSRAYVQVQNGCDHRCTFCIIPYGRGNSRSVPAGVVVDQIKRLVDRGYNEVVLTGVDLTSWGADLPGAPRLGDLVMRILKLVPDLPRLRISSIDSIEADENLMLAIATEPRLMPHLHLSLQHGDDLILKRMKRRHLRDDATAFCEEARRLRPDMTFGADIIAGFPTETEAHFENSLRLVDECGLTWLHVFPYSARQGTPAARMPQLDGGTIKTRAARLRAAGQAAVARHLSEQVGREHHILMENPRMGRTEQFTEVAFAIDRPEGQVVTARITGQDGRQLLV
- the dapF gene encoding diaminopimelate epimerase, yielding MSGRSKPNGLPFMKMHGLGNDFVVIDARQTAVEVTASLARAVADRHRGVGFDQLAVIDADQGADLRLTFFNADGSLSATCGNATRCIARHEMDRTGATDLTLRTERGILRAVDAGDRLTSVNMGAPVLDWREIPLAEAVDPDHLPVAGDPVATGMGNPHCTFFVDDAEAVDLAMRGPEIEHHPLFPERTNVQFAGVIGPDHLRMRVWERGTGITLASGSSSCAVAVAAARRGLTGRRVRLTLDGGEIGIDWRDDGVWMTGPTAHVFSGVLTDDFLRAP